From the genome of Alosa alosa isolate M-15738 ecotype Scorff River chromosome 18, AALO_Geno_1.1, whole genome shotgun sequence, one region includes:
- the LOC125311566 gene encoding serine/threonine-protein phosphatase 4 regulatory subunit 3-like isoform X2, whose amino-acid sequence MSDTRRRVKVYTLNEDRQWDDRGTGHVSSTYVERLRGICLLVRAESDGSLLLESKISPNTAYQKQQDTLIVWSEAENYDLALSFQEKAGCDEIWEKICQVQGKDPALEITQDPVDESEEERVDELPETSHLVELPPCELARLEEIADLVTSVLSSPIRREKLALALMSEGYIKKLLQLFRTCEDLEDLEGLHHLYEIVRGVLFLNKAALFEVMFSDDCIMDVVGCLEYDPALVQPKRHREFLTKTAKFKEVVPITDSELRQKIHQTYRVQYIQDIILPTPSVFEENFLSTLTSFIFFNKVEIVSMLQENEKLLTEVFAQLTDEATEDSKRRELVNFFKEFCAFSQTLQPQNRDAFFKTLANLGILPALEIVMAMDDLQVRAAATDILSYLVEFSPSMVREFVMQEPQQADDDVLLINVVIKQMICDSDPELGGAVQLMGLLRTLIDPENMLAPTNKTEKTEFLSFFYKYCMHVLTAPLLANTAEDSDSSDIQEGSTKINRVCPDNFQTAQLLALILELLTFCVEHHTYHMKNYIMNTDLLRRVLVLMNSKHTFLALCALRFMRRIIGLKDEYYNRYIIKGNLFEPVINALLDNGTRYNLLNSAIIELFEFIKVEDVKSLIAHIVDNFYKALESIEYVQTFKGLKGRYEQEKDRQTQRFRRYRREARPVEDDEEMWLNEDEDDEDEAAEEKGRSDEDFPESYEKFMEAKKGAAHGANGANSKAATSTSATSPNGSSAKAAALPATPVVKTGLVGLVDYPDDEDEEEEDEEEEQSPRKRPRLGS is encoded by the exons ATGTCGGACACTCGGCGGCGTGTAAAAGTGTACACGCTAAATGAAGACCGACAGTGGGACGACAGAGGAACAGGACATGTTTCATCCACTTACGTCGAACGATTGAGAGGAATATGCTTGTTAGTTCGGGCCGAGTCTGATG GCTCGCTTCTCTTGGAGTCGAAAATCAGTCCAAACACAGCATATCAGAAACAACAA GACACCTTGATTGTTTGGTCAGAAGCAGAGAATTATGACCTTGCACTGAGTTTTCAAGAGAAAGCTGGCTGTGATGAAATCTGGGAAAAGATTTGTCAG GTCCAGGGTAAGGACCCGGCCCTGGAGATCACCCAGGATCCCGTTGACGAGTCGGAAGAGGAACGTGTGGATGAGCTGCCAGAGACCAGTCACCTGGTGGAGCTACCCCCCTGTGAACTTGCCCGGCTGGAGGAAATCGCCGACCTGGTGACGTCTGTGCTCTCGTCGCCCATTCGCCGGGAGAAGTTGGCCCTAGCACTCATGAGCGAAGGCTATATCAAGAAGCTGTTGCAGCTCTTCAGGACTTGTGAGGACCTGGAGGACCTTGAGGGCTTGCATCATCTCTATGAGATTGTGCGTGGCGTGCTTTTCCTCAATAAGGCGGCCCTCTTCGAGGTGATGTTCTCCGACGATTGCATCATGGACGTTGTGGGCTGCCTGGAATACGACCCGGCTCTTGTTCAGCCCAAGAGGCATCGGGAGTTCCTCACCAAGACGGCCAAGTTCAAGGAGGTGGTCCCCATCACAGACTCAGAGCTTCGTCAGAAGATCCACCAGACGTACCGAGTGCAGTACATCCAAGACATCATCCTCCCCACACCGTCCGTCTTTGAGGAGAACTTCCTGTCCACGCTCACCTCTTTCATATTCTTCAACAAAGTGGAAATAGTTAGCATGTTGCAG GAGAATGAAAAACTCTTAACAGAGGTGTTCGCCCAACTAACCGATGAAGCAACAGAGGACAGCAAGAGGAGAGAACTG gTGAACTTCTTCAAGGAGTTCTGTGCTTTTTCACAAACATTGCAGCCCCAGAACAGGGATGCGTTTTTCAAAACCCTTGCAAATCTAGGGATTCTGCCGGCACTGGAAATAGTGATG GCCATGGATGACCTCCAGGTAAGGGCTGCAGCCACCGATATCTTATCCTATCTGGTGGAGTTCAGTCCCTCCATGGTGCGCGAGTTTGTCATGCAAGAGCCTCAGCAGGCAGATGAT gatgtgcTGCTGATTAATGTGGTGATCAAGCAAATGATCTGTGACTCTGACCCAGAGTTGGGGGGAGCTGTGCAACTGATGGGCCTCCTGAGAACGCTAATTGACCCAGAGAACATGCTGGCTCCTACCAAT AAAACTGAGAAGACTGAGTTCCTCAGCTTTTTCTACAAATACTGCATGCACGTGCTCACTGCTCCATTACTGGCCAACACTGCTGAAGACAGCGACTCAAGCG ACATACAAGAGGGGTCTACAAAAATCAACCGAGTGTGCCCTG ATAATTTCCAGACTGCCCAGCTTTTGGCTTTGATATTGGAGCTGCTGACCTTCTGTGTGGAGCACCACACGTACCACATGAAAAACTACATCATGAATACAGACCTGCTgagaagagtgcttgtgctcatgAACTCCAAACACACCTTCTTGGCACTGT GTGCACTACGATTCATGAGGAGAATCATTGGGCTGAAGGATGAATATTACAACCGCTATATCATCAAAGGGAACCTGTTTGAGCCAGTCATCAACGCCCTGCTTGACAATGGGACACGATACAACCTTTTAAACTCTGCCATCATCGAGCTGTTTGAGTTTATCAAAGTG GAGGACGTCAAGTCTCTCATTGCTCACATTGTGGACAATTTCTACAAAGCACTTGAATCCATCGAGTACGTCCAGACATTTAAGGGCCTGAAGGGGCGCTACGAGCAGGAGAAGGACCGACAGACCCAACGCTTCCGCAG GTATCGCCGCGAGGCTCGACCTGTGGAGGACGATGAAGAAATGTGGTTAAATGAAGACGAGGATGACGAGGACGAGGCTGCGGAAGAGAAGGGCCGGTCAGATGAGGACTTCCCTGAGAGTTATGAGAAGTTCATGGAGGCCAAGAAAG GCGCTGCTCACGGAGCCAATGGCGCCAACAGCAAAGCGGCCACTTCCACCTCTGCCACCAGTCCCAATGGTTCTTCAGCCAAGGCAGCTGCTCTCCCTGCCACTCCTGTCGTAAAG ACGGGGCTGGTAGGACTTGTGGATTATCCAGATGATGAAGacgaagaagaggaggatgaggaggaggaacagtCGCCACGGAAACGACCCCGTCTAGGCTCATAA
- the LOC125311566 gene encoding serine/threonine-protein phosphatase 4 regulatory subunit 3-like isoform X1, with translation MSDTRRRVKVYTLNEDRQWDDRGTGHVSSTYVERLRGICLLVRAESDGSLLLESKISPNTAYQKQQDTLIVWSEAENYDLALSFQEKAGCDEIWEKICQVQGKDPALEITQDPVDESEEERVDELPETSHLVELPPCELARLEEIADLVTSVLSSPIRREKLALALMSEGYIKKLLQLFRTCEDLEDLEGLHHLYEIVRGVLFLNKAALFEVMFSDDCIMDVVGCLEYDPALVQPKRHREFLTKTAKFKEVVPITDSELRQKIHQTYRVQYIQDIILPTPSVFEENFLSTLTSFIFFNKVEIVSMLQENEKLLTEVFAQLTDEATEDSKRRELVNFFKEFCAFSQTLQPQNRDAFFKTLANLGILPALEIVMAMDDLQVRAAATDILSYLVEFSPSMVREFVMQEPQQADDDVLLINVVIKQMICDSDPELGGAVQLMGLLRTLIDPENMLAPTNKTEKTEFLSFFYKYCMHVLTAPLLANTAEDSDSSDIQEGSTKINRVCPDNFQTAQLLALILELLTFCVEHHTYHMKNYIMNTDLLRRVLVLMNSKHTFLALCALRFMRRIIGLKDEYYNRYIIKGNLFEPVINALLDNGTRYNLLNSAIIELFEFIKVEDVKSLIAHIVDNFYKALESIEYVQTFKGLKGRYEQEKDRQTQRFRRYRREARPVEDDEEMWLNEDEDDEDEAAEEKGRSDEDFPESYEKFMEAKKVKESEDKENHPKWTSAGSFKLTLSHSAGAAHGANGANSKAATSTSATSPNGSSAKAAALPATPVVKTGLVGLVDYPDDEDEEEEDEEEEQSPRKRPRLGS, from the exons ATGTCGGACACTCGGCGGCGTGTAAAAGTGTACACGCTAAATGAAGACCGACAGTGGGACGACAGAGGAACAGGACATGTTTCATCCACTTACGTCGAACGATTGAGAGGAATATGCTTGTTAGTTCGGGCCGAGTCTGATG GCTCGCTTCTCTTGGAGTCGAAAATCAGTCCAAACACAGCATATCAGAAACAACAA GACACCTTGATTGTTTGGTCAGAAGCAGAGAATTATGACCTTGCACTGAGTTTTCAAGAGAAAGCTGGCTGTGATGAAATCTGGGAAAAGATTTGTCAG GTCCAGGGTAAGGACCCGGCCCTGGAGATCACCCAGGATCCCGTTGACGAGTCGGAAGAGGAACGTGTGGATGAGCTGCCAGAGACCAGTCACCTGGTGGAGCTACCCCCCTGTGAACTTGCCCGGCTGGAGGAAATCGCCGACCTGGTGACGTCTGTGCTCTCGTCGCCCATTCGCCGGGAGAAGTTGGCCCTAGCACTCATGAGCGAAGGCTATATCAAGAAGCTGTTGCAGCTCTTCAGGACTTGTGAGGACCTGGAGGACCTTGAGGGCTTGCATCATCTCTATGAGATTGTGCGTGGCGTGCTTTTCCTCAATAAGGCGGCCCTCTTCGAGGTGATGTTCTCCGACGATTGCATCATGGACGTTGTGGGCTGCCTGGAATACGACCCGGCTCTTGTTCAGCCCAAGAGGCATCGGGAGTTCCTCACCAAGACGGCCAAGTTCAAGGAGGTGGTCCCCATCACAGACTCAGAGCTTCGTCAGAAGATCCACCAGACGTACCGAGTGCAGTACATCCAAGACATCATCCTCCCCACACCGTCCGTCTTTGAGGAGAACTTCCTGTCCACGCTCACCTCTTTCATATTCTTCAACAAAGTGGAAATAGTTAGCATGTTGCAG GAGAATGAAAAACTCTTAACAGAGGTGTTCGCCCAACTAACCGATGAAGCAACAGAGGACAGCAAGAGGAGAGAACTG gTGAACTTCTTCAAGGAGTTCTGTGCTTTTTCACAAACATTGCAGCCCCAGAACAGGGATGCGTTTTTCAAAACCCTTGCAAATCTAGGGATTCTGCCGGCACTGGAAATAGTGATG GCCATGGATGACCTCCAGGTAAGGGCTGCAGCCACCGATATCTTATCCTATCTGGTGGAGTTCAGTCCCTCCATGGTGCGCGAGTTTGTCATGCAAGAGCCTCAGCAGGCAGATGAT gatgtgcTGCTGATTAATGTGGTGATCAAGCAAATGATCTGTGACTCTGACCCAGAGTTGGGGGGAGCTGTGCAACTGATGGGCCTCCTGAGAACGCTAATTGACCCAGAGAACATGCTGGCTCCTACCAAT AAAACTGAGAAGACTGAGTTCCTCAGCTTTTTCTACAAATACTGCATGCACGTGCTCACTGCTCCATTACTGGCCAACACTGCTGAAGACAGCGACTCAAGCG ACATACAAGAGGGGTCTACAAAAATCAACCGAGTGTGCCCTG ATAATTTCCAGACTGCCCAGCTTTTGGCTTTGATATTGGAGCTGCTGACCTTCTGTGTGGAGCACCACACGTACCACATGAAAAACTACATCATGAATACAGACCTGCTgagaagagtgcttgtgctcatgAACTCCAAACACACCTTCTTGGCACTGT GTGCACTACGATTCATGAGGAGAATCATTGGGCTGAAGGATGAATATTACAACCGCTATATCATCAAAGGGAACCTGTTTGAGCCAGTCATCAACGCCCTGCTTGACAATGGGACACGATACAACCTTTTAAACTCTGCCATCATCGAGCTGTTTGAGTTTATCAAAGTG GAGGACGTCAAGTCTCTCATTGCTCACATTGTGGACAATTTCTACAAAGCACTTGAATCCATCGAGTACGTCCAGACATTTAAGGGCCTGAAGGGGCGCTACGAGCAGGAGAAGGACCGACAGACCCAACGCTTCCGCAG GTATCGCCGCGAGGCTCGACCTGTGGAGGACGATGAAGAAATGTGGTTAAATGAAGACGAGGATGACGAGGACGAGGCTGCGGAAGAGAAGGGCCGGTCAGATGAGGACTTCCCTGAGAGTTATGAGAAGTTCATGGAGGCCAAGAAAG TTAAAGAGAGTGAGGACAAAGAAAACCATCCAAAGTGGACTTCAGCTGGCAGCTTTAAGCTTACCTTGTCTCATTCTGCAGGCGCTGCTCACGGAGCCAATGGCGCCAACAGCAAAGCGGCCACTTCCACCTCTGCCACCAGTCCCAATGGTTCTTCAGCCAAGGCAGCTGCTCTCCCTGCCACTCCTGTCGTAAAG ACGGGGCTGGTAGGACTTGTGGATTATCCAGATGATGAAGacgaagaagaggaggatgaggaggaggaacagtCGCCACGGAAACGACCCCGTCTAGGCTCATAA
- the LOC125311350 gene encoding polyribonucleotide nucleotidyltransferase 1, mitochondrial: MKYLLGLGPSLVRFSVRCCHHQSVWGSHGTIRKVGVDLGERKLEISTGKLARFADGSAVVQLGDTSVMVTAVSRIKPSPSQFMPLVVDYRQKAAAAGRIPTNYLRRELGTTDNEILTSRLIDRSIRPLFPAGYFYDTQVLCNLLAVDGVNNPDVLAINAASAALALSDIPWNGPIGAVRMGLVDGEFIVNPTRKQMSESTLDLVVAGAAHSQVVMMEASGENVLQQDFCHAIKVGVKHIQQIILGIQQLVREQKVVKRTPQKLFVPPPEMVEFVRRQASEKIYAVFTDYTHDKISRDEAVNKIRLETEEQIREKYPQADFFEVIESFNVVSKEVFRNLVLNEYKRCDGRSLTALRDISCEVDIFKPLHGSALFQRGQTQVLCTVTFDSLESSVKTDLITTALSGIKDKNFMLHYEFPPYATNEIGKMGGMNRRELGHGALAEKALRSIIPKDFPFTIRVTSEVLESNGSSSMASACGGSLALMDAGVPISSAVAGVAIGLISKPDPEKPSEIQDYRLLTDILGIEDYNGDMDFKMAGTIKGINALQADIKIHGLPLKIVMEAIQQATVARKEILHIMNQTIAKPRASRKENGPVVENVRVPVSKRARFVGPGGLNLRRIQAQTGVTISQVDEETFSVFAPTPGAMSEAQEFITEICKDDQEHQLEFGAIYTATITEIRDIGVMVKLYPNMSPVLLHNSQLDHKRIKHPSALGFEVGQQIQVKFFGRDPTDGRMRLSRKVLQSPAASVVKTLTDKHSITLGTGNGQTSSAS, encoded by the exons atgaaatatttacTCGGACTGGGACCCTCGTTGGTCCGATTCAGTGTGCGTTGTTGTCATCATCAGAGTGTTTGGGGCAGTCATGGAACTATACGGAAAGTTGGAGTGGATTTAGGGGAAAG AAAGCTTGAGATATCTACGGGGAAGCTTGCTAGATTTGCGGACGGGTCGGCAGTTGTACAG CTTGGGGATACCTCTGTCATGGTCACCGCTGTCAGCAGAATAaaaccctctccctctcagttCATGCCACTTGTT GTGGATTACAGACAGAAGGCTGCTGCAGCTGGAAGAATACCAACCAATTATCTTCGTCGAGAGTTGGGAACTACAGATAATGAAATTCTGACCAGTAGACTCATTG ATCGGTCAATAAGGCCCCTCTTCCCTGCGGGATATTTTTATGACACACAA GTGCTTTGTAACCTGTTGGCTGTCGACGGAGTTAATAATCCAGATGTGCTTGCCATCAATGCAG CATCTGCTGCTCTGGCCTTGTCAGACATCCCATGGAATGGACCAATAG GTGCTGTCAGGATGGGTTTGGTTgatggggagtttattgtgaATCCCACACGAAAACAAATGTCCGAAAGCACTCTGGATCTGGTTGTGGCAGGAGCAGCGCACAGTCAAGTAG TGATGATGGAGGCCTCTGGAGAGAACGTTCTTCAGCAAGATTTCTGTCACGCCATCAAGGTTGGTGTCAAGCACATCCAGCAGATCATCCTGGGTATTCAGCAGCTGGTCAGAGAGCAGAAAGTGGTCAAACGAACACCTCAAAAACTGTTCGTTCCCCCCCCAGAAATGGTGGAATTTGTACGCAG ACAGGCTAGTGAAAAGATCTATGCAGTTTTCACTGACTACACCCATGATAAA ATTTCCCGAGATGAGGCTGTAAACAAGATAAGATTGGAGACTGAGGAGCAAATTAGAG AAAAGTACCCTCAGGCAGATTTTTTTGAAGTTATTGAGTCGTTCAATGTGGTTTCAAAGGAAGTATTTCGAAACCTAGTGCTCAACGAGTACAAAAG ATGTGATGGTAGAAGTCTGACTGCACTGAGGGATATTTCTTGCGAAGTGGATATTTTCAAGCCTTTACATGGCTCAGCACTATTCCAAAGAGGACAAACCCAG GTTCTTTGCACTGTTACTTTTGACTCCCTTGAATCCAGTGTCAAAACAGATTTAATTACCACAGCTTTAAG TGGCATTAAAGACAAGAATTTCATGCTTCACTATGAA TTCCCACCATATGCAACAAATGAGATTGGAAAGATGGGCGGTATGAACAGAAGGGAGCTGGGCCACG GAGCACTAGCGGAGAAAGCCTTGAGATCCATCATCCCCAAAGACTTCCCCTTCACAATTCGTGTCACATCAGAAGTTCTGGAATCCAATG GATCTTCATCCATGGCATCTGCTTGTGGAGGCAGTTTGGCTCTGATGGATGCTG GTGTGCCAATATCATCAGCTGTGGCTGGTGTGGCAATTGGCTTGATATCCAAGCCTGATCCTGAGAAACCGTCTGAAATTCAGGATTATAGGTTACTGACAGATATTCTG gGAATTGAGGATTACAATGGTGATATGGACTTCAAAATGGCAGGGACGATTAAAGGCATCAATGCCTTACAG GCTGATATCAAGATTCATGGGCTGCCTTTGAAAATTGTAATGGAGGCTATTcagcaggccacag TGGCCAGAAAGGAGATTTTGCACATCATGAACCAGACTATTGCTAAGCCAAGAGCCTCCAGAAAGGAAAATGGGCCTGTTGTTG AAAATGTCCGTGTGCCTGTCTCAAAGAGAGCCCGTTTTGTGGGACCAGGTGGCCTCAATTTACGTCGGATTCAAGCTCAGACAG GTGTCACAATAAGTCAAGTGGATGAGGAGACTTTCTCTGTGTTTGCGCCAACACCTGGTGCCATGAGCGAAGCCCAGGAGTTCATCACAGAGATTTGCAAGGATGAT CAAGAACACCAACTTGAATTTGGTGCCATTTACACAGCAACCATCACTGAAATAAG GGATATTGGAGTTATGGTAAAGCTTTATCCCAATATGAGCCCCGTGCTTTTGCATAACTCTCAGTTGGACCATAAGCGG ATTAAACATCCCAGTGCCCTTGGTTTTGAAGTTGGACAGCAGATCCAA GTTAAATTCTTTGGACGCGACCCAACAGATGGAAGGATGAGACTTTCTCGGAAGGTGCTTCAGTCCCCAGCAGCATCAGTGGTGAAAACACTGACTGACAAACACAGTATCACCTTGGGGACAGGCAATGGTCAAACTTCAAGTGCCTCCTGA
- the ppm1g gene encoding protein phosphatase 1G gives MGAYLSQPNTVKTSANGGNHNMTYGFSAMQGWRISMEDAHNCIPELDEETAMFAVYDGHGGEEVALYCSKYLPDIIKEQKTYKDGKLQKALEDAFLAIDGRITTEEVIKELVQIAGRPQEEAANEKVADEDDVDKEEAALLHEEATMTIEELLIRYGQDLTAAKHAKKLASEAAKESDAEKGINGEVESTVTGADSNGKAKAAVATAGGSKIRACRRAAAVAAAAAGDSGSSGSGSGSSSGSSGEKAGKEEGGAGSTGDAGPSCSASAALPQGSTKSKFFEDSEESEDGEDEDEGSDEEDCSEEDEGENSSENDEDDDTEELEEDDSEDEDEDMCLPGMDGKEEPGSDSGTTAVVALIRGKQLIVANAGDSRCVVSEKGKAIDMSYDHKPEDEVELARIKNAGGKVTMDGRVNGGLNLSRAIGDHFYKRNKNLPPEEQMISALPDVKVLTLNEEHDFMVLACDGIWNVMSSQEVVDYISERMKPKDGEHRSLTSIVEELLDHCLAPDTSGDGTGCDNMTCMIITFVPYAGGNQAEATKKRKPEETEAEKNGSDNKKSKTE, from the exons ATGGGGGCTTACTTGTCGCAGCCTAATACTGTTAAAACAAGTGCCAATGGAGGAAACCACAACATGACCTACGGATTTTCAGCCATGCAAGGATGGCGCATTTCTATGGAG GATGCCCACAATTGCATTCCAGAACTGGATGAAGAAACGGCAATGTTTGCGGTCTATGATGGACATGGAG GTGAGGAAGTTGCCTTGTATTGTTCCAAGTACTTACCAGACATCATTAAGGAGCAAAAGACTTACAAAGATGGCAAACTGCAAAAG GCTTTAGAGGATGCCTTTTTAGCCATAGATGGGAGGATCACGACAGAGGAAGTGATCAAGGAGCTCGTTCAGATAGCCGGCCGTCCACAGGAAGAAGCGGCCAATGAAAAGGTGGCTGATGAGGATGATG TGGACAAAGAAGAGGCGGCTCTCCTGCACGAAGAGGCCACCATGACCATTGAGGAGCTGCTCATTCGCTACGGCCAGGACCTCACTGCCGCCAAGCACGCCAAGAAGTTGGCTAGCGAAGCCGCCAAGGAGTCAGATGCAGAGAAGGGCATTAATGGAGAAGTGGAGAGCACAGTCACCGGGGCAGACAGCAACGGGAAGGCCAAAGCGGCAGTGGCAACAGCGGGGGGGTCCAAAATCCGAGCCTGCAGGAGAGCGGCGGCGGTGGCGGCTGCGGCAGCAGGTGACTCGGGGAGCTCGGGTTCTGGGTCTGGGTCCAGCTCCGGGTCCAGTGGGGAGAAAGCTGGCAAAGAGGAGGGTGGCGCGGGATCAACAGGGGATGCTGGTCCTTCCTGCTCTGCCTCGGCTGCTCTGCCACAGGGAAGTACCAAGTCTAAGTTCTTTGAGGACAGCGAGGAGTCAGAAGAcggtgaggatgaggatgagggcAGCGATGAAGAG gatTGCAGTGAGGAAGATGAAGGAGAAAACAGCAGTGAAAATGATGAAGATGACGACACCGAGGAACTGGAAGAAGATGATTCtgaagatgaggatgaggatatGTGCTTACCTGGCATGGATGGGAAAGAGGAG CCTGGTTCCGACAGTGGTACCACAGCAGTTGTTGCACTTATCCGTGGGAAGCAGTTAATTGTGGCCAATGCAGGGGACTCCCGTTGCGTCGTGTCCGAGAAGGGGAAGGCCATTGACATGTCTTATGACCACAAACCAGAGGATGAAGTAGAGCTGGCTAGAATAAAGAATGCTGGAGGGAAAGTAACCATGGATGGTCGGGTCAATGGCGGACTCAACCTCTCCAGAGCCATtg GAGATCATTTCTACAAGAGGAACAAGAATCTTCCTCCCGAAGAGCAGATGATCTCAGCCTTGCCAGATGTGAAAGTGCTAACTCTCAATGAGGAGCATGACTTCATGGTGCTCGCATGTGACGGAATCTG GAATGTCATGAGCAGTCAGGAGGTGGTGGACTATATCAGTGAGAGGATGAAGCCTAAAGACGGTGAACATCGGTCGCTGACATCCATTGTTGAAGAG CTTCTTGACCATTGCCTGGCTCCAGACACGTCTGGCGATGGCACCGGCTGCGACAACATGACCTGTATGATCATCACCTTTGTGCCCTACGCTGGGGGAAACCAGGCAGAAGCCACCAAGAAGAGGAAGCCGGAGGAAACCGAGGCAGAAAAGAATGGCAGTGATAACAAGAAGTCCAAGACTGAATGA
- the si:zfos-1056e6.1 gene encoding uncharacterized protein si:zfos-1056e6.1 isoform X2: protein MANISCNKQLKKIWIALKRLDQNDERVIALREVSITRDAEVITHSFGLASHVTLKIRNSHGSLIPLNNSLPGSTKQRPHVLEVAKTFQHVTPRPRVVAMRLQSVVRRIERLEELLPRIKLQHHEKMNKDIELLNQKLVFLHKRMKMADSHCWKGRLIRPPLW, encoded by the exons ATGGCTAACATAAGCTGCAATAAACAGCTTAAAAAAATATGGATTGCTCTGAAGAGGCTTGATCAAAACG ACGAAAGAGTAATTGCTTTAAGAGAAGTCAGTATAACCAGGGATGCAGAG GTTATAACACATTCTTTTGGACTGGCTTCCCATGTCACATTGAAG ATAAGAAATAGCCATGGATCCCTAATTCCTTTAAACAACTCTCTACCTGGCAGCACTAAACAAAG GCCTCATGTTTTGGAAGTTGCTAAGACCTTCCAGCATG TTACTCCAAGGCCCCGGGTTGTTGCCATGAGACTTCAGAGTGTTGTGAGGAGG ATTGAGCGTCTTGAAGAACTTCTTCCTCGGATTAAACTGCAGCATCATGAAAAGATGAATAAG GACATTGAATTGCTGAACCAAAAGTTGGTATTTCTTCATAAAAGAATGAAG ATGGCAGATTCGCACTGCTGGAAAGGGAGACTCATAAGGCCTCCTCTGTGGTAG
- the si:zfos-1056e6.1 gene encoding uncharacterized protein si:zfos-1056e6.1 isoform X1 produces the protein MANISCNKQLKKIWIALKRLDQNDERVIALREVSITRDAEVTTVKEVITHSFGLASHVTLKIRNSHGSLIPLNNSLPGSTKQRPHVLEVAKTFQHVTPRPRVVAMRLQSVVRRIERLEELLPRIKLQHHEKMNKDIELLNQKLVFLHKRMKMADSHCWKGRLIRPPLW, from the exons ATGGCTAACATAAGCTGCAATAAACAGCTTAAAAAAATATGGATTGCTCTGAAGAGGCTTGATCAAAACG ACGAAAGAGTAATTGCTTTAAGAGAAGTCAGTATAACCAGGGATGCAGAGGTGACCACGGTTAAAGaa GTTATAACACATTCTTTTGGACTGGCTTCCCATGTCACATTGAAG ATAAGAAATAGCCATGGATCCCTAATTCCTTTAAACAACTCTCTACCTGGCAGCACTAAACAAAG GCCTCATGTTTTGGAAGTTGCTAAGACCTTCCAGCATG TTACTCCAAGGCCCCGGGTTGTTGCCATGAGACTTCAGAGTGTTGTGAGGAGG ATTGAGCGTCTTGAAGAACTTCTTCCTCGGATTAAACTGCAGCATCATGAAAAGATGAATAAG GACATTGAATTGCTGAACCAAAAGTTGGTATTTCTTCATAAAAGAATGAAG ATGGCAGATTCGCACTGCTGGAAAGGGAGACTCATAAGGCCTCCTCTGTGGTAG